A window of Syntrophobacterales bacterium genomic DNA:
AATGTGGTACGTGGTATTATTTTTTGCGATTGGTTTCTTGGCGTTGTCTTTCAAAGAGACAAGCCTGTTCGGCAATTATGTAAAGAGTCCCGCTCTTTTCGTGATTCTCCTGGTCACGCTTTGCGCCCTGTTTGGGGCGAAAATTTACATGTATAAAGGCATCTGGTGGAAAGCTTGGTGGGGTTCAGCTGTTACCATAATGGGGACTACATTATTTGGAGTGGTGGGACTCTATCCAAGCCTCCTGCCATCGAGCTTGGACCGTTCCTATAGCCTCACTATATATAATGCCTCATCCAGTCCGCTGACTTTGAAGATAATGCTTGCCGTAGCCTTGATTTTTGTCCCCGTGGTCCTGCTTTATCAGATATGGGCGTACAGGGTGTTTAGGGGTAAAATTTCGGAGGAAAGCCTTGATTATGAGAATAGATATTGATCAAAAACCAATCACACGAAGGAGGAGATCATATGGCTGAAAGACTACAGGTGTACAAGTGCGAAGTGTGCGGAAATATCGTTGAAGTCCTTCACGGGGGACCTGGACAGTTTGTCTGCTGTAACCAGCCCATGATATTGTTGAAAGAGAATACAGTCGATGCATCGCTTGAAAAACATGTGCCGGTGATTGAGATGAACAGCGACGGGATTAAGGTCAAAGTAGGAACAGTTGCTCATCCTATGGAAGAGAAGCACTATATCGAATGGGTTGCAATTGTTGCAGACGGTAAAGAATATCGTCAGTTCCTTTCCCCGGGCGGAACCTCTGAAGTGTTTTTTCCGATCAGGGCAGAGAAAGTGGAAGCCCGGGAATATTGTAACCTTCACGGGCTCTGGAAGTCGTAAGCAGGGCGGGTTGCCTAGAAAGCCTCTCTTGGAACACTAACGGATGGCTCTGAAAGGAAATTGAAGGGTACATAAATGGAACAACATGCTGGTGAGCTTTGTGTCTCTATTTTGAATTTACCCAAGTTGCAGACGAAGAATGGTTTCCGGAAACAGCAAAGCCTGGCGCGCAATTTGAAGAGGAGGAGAGGAGGGCTATGAAACAAGGCACCATGCTCTTCTCGGTAATCTTGAGAACAAAACGGTTTTCAAAAAAGGGAAAACCCGTGAAATGGCGGTGCAGAAATTGCGGTTATATCAGCTAGGGAACGGAAGCACCGGGAAAATGCCCGGCCTGTGCTCATCCTCAAGTCTACCAGGAGTTGTTTGCCGAGAGCTATTAGAGACGTCCCGACGTGTGCTCGAAAGATACTCTTTATGCAATACCGTGAACGAAAAGGTGCGATAAGGCTTCTATCCTTAATTGACCTGTTCTGTCGTATAATTTAAGGATGGATTGGGCATTTCATGTGAGAAAGTCATGTCTTTTTCCTTGACACCACTCTTTGCCATCTGTTAGGGTTTGTGCCATGGATAAGGAGGAGATTCGAAAAATTTACAGCAGATATGCTGCTGTTTATGACGTGATCTTCTCCCAATCATTCCTGCCGAGAATCAGACTCGGGCTGGAAAAGATAGGCATAAAAAAGGGAGATACGATTATTGAAGTGGGCGTGGGGACAGGTCTGTCGTTTCCCCTGTACCCGGATTCGTGCGTTGTCGCGGGGATCGACATAACCAGGAAAATGCTTATAAAGGCGAAGGATAAGAAGGAAAAGCGTGGTTTTGACCACATATCTCTCTTTGAAATGGACGCAGAAAATATTACCTTCGCTGATGATAGTTTTGATTACGCTGTAGTGCCCTTTGTGGTGAGTGTAGTTCCCGACCTGGTCCTGATGATGTCGGAGATCAGGCGCGTAAAAAAGAAAAACGGCAATTATTGTGATCAACCATTTCCAGAGCAAGAGCTCGGTTCTTACGAAGCTCGAAAGACTCTTTTCTCCCATGTTTCTGAGACTCGGGTGGAAGGCGGCGGTGCCGATTGATCTGCTGTCGAACCAATGCAATTTATATATTGAGGAAGTTTTCAAGAAATACAGACTGGATCCGTGGTTTATCATTCATGCGACAAACAAGAAGTGACCAATGAAGATAGCCGGAATACAGTTTTCATGCACGAAGGATAAGGAAAAAAATACGGAAAAAGCACTGAAAATTATTGATATGGCCATAGATGCACAAGCGGCCGTTATCTGTTTTCAGGAACTTTTCAACCTCCCTTGGTTTCCGAAGGGCAAAGACAAAGAAGCCTTTGAGCTGGCAGAAGAACTGGAGGGTTATTCGATCAGCCGGATAAGAGAAAAAGCAAACTCCTCTGAAACGGTTATGCTCGTACCTTTCTTTGAGAAGGATGGTGACCGCTATTACAACAGTTGCGCCGTTATTGACAAGGGCGAGATAGCGGGAGTCTATAGGAAGATTCATATACCGGACATCCCGTTGTGGGAAGAGCAATTCTATTTTTCCACA
This region includes:
- a CDS encoding desulfoferrodoxin — protein: MAERLQVYKCEVCGNIVEVLHGGPGQFVCCNQPMILLKENTVDASLEKHVPVIEMNSDGIKVKVGTVAHPMEEKHYIEWVAIVADGKEYRQFLSPGGTSEVFFPIRAEKVEAREYCNLHGLWKS
- a CDS encoding methyltransferase domain-containing protein, whose amino-acid sequence is MDKEEIRKIYSRYAAVYDVIFSQSFLPRIRLGLEKIGIKKGDTIIEVGVGTGLSFPLYPDSCVVAGIDITRKMLIKAKDKKEKRGFDHISLFEMDAENITFADDSFDYAVVPFVVSVVPDLVLMMSEIRRVKKKNGNYCDQPFPEQELGSYEARKTLFSHVSETRVEGGGAD